A region of Deinococcus multiflagellatus DNA encodes the following proteins:
- a CDS encoding terminase small subunit, which produces MPRAAKSPASSKRGSTKPADKKVQASAKAKQPQVEAAPPPAPPELTPAAQDFMAKYERCSPQERRFVMAKLDFKNNTEAAKDAGYSERTAKEQGSRLLTRVHVSEAIRAGWIARGYTRESLQAAIHEMLEFDPGEVTSYVNEKVTDWEEVLASTVLADVRAELEAAEDMLRALPPVPKKKRGQPDEPDPYEVERATLEREVAQLRRRETTLAIQVRKNPDVTVLEPRTRLKPTPYIDLDKVQRAGKHKFISAVKTTAHGRNVELISLLDVVKLAGSSLGLFSEHHIHTGPDGGPIQNQTTFNADKATGEQIAQEYAKLLEQVK; this is translated from the coding sequence ATGCCCCGTGCGGCCAAGTCCCCTGCTTCGTCCAAGCGGGGTAGCACCAAACCTGCAGATAAGAAGGTCCAGGCGTCCGCCAAGGCAAAGCAACCTCAGGTGGAAGCGGCGCCCCCGCCCGCGCCGCCTGAGCTGACCCCTGCCGCCCAGGACTTCATGGCGAAGTACGAGCGCTGCTCCCCCCAGGAGCGCCGGTTCGTCATGGCGAAACTGGACTTCAAAAACAACACGGAAGCGGCGAAAGACGCCGGCTACAGCGAGCGCACCGCCAAGGAGCAGGGAAGCCGCCTGTTAACCCGTGTTCACGTCAGCGAGGCAATCCGGGCGGGCTGGATTGCGCGCGGATACACGCGCGAGAGCCTCCAGGCCGCCATTCACGAGATGCTGGAATTCGACCCGGGCGAGGTCACCTCCTACGTGAACGAGAAGGTGACGGACTGGGAGGAGGTGCTGGCCAGCACCGTCCTGGCCGACGTCCGGGCGGAACTGGAAGCGGCAGAGGACATGCTGCGCGCCTTACCTCCGGTGCCGAAGAAAAAGCGGGGGCAGCCGGACGAGCCCGACCCCTATGAGGTGGAGCGCGCCACCCTAGAGCGCGAGGTGGCCCAGTTGCGCCGGCGGGAAACGACGCTGGCCATTCAGGTGCGCAAGAACCCGGACGTCACGGTGCTGGAACCGCGTACCCGCCTGAAGCCCACGCCCTACATCGACCTGGACAAGGTGCAGCGGGCGGGGAAGCACAAGTTCATCAGTGCGGTGAAGACCACGGCGCACGGCCGGAACGTGGAGCTGATCAGCCTGCTGGACGTGGTCAAACTGGCCGGCAGTTCGCTGGGCCTGTTCAGTGAGCACCACATTCACACCGGGCCGGATGGCGGGCCGATCCAGAATCAGACCACGTTCAACGCGGACAAGGCCACGGGTGAGCAGATCGCGCAGGAGTACGCGAAGTTGCTGGAGCAGGTGAAGTGA
- a CDS encoding DNA cytosine methyltransferase has product MTRPSFLHVPAYPGLLEQAWQAALAPRAPDAPTVISTFAGRGGSSTGYHMAGYRELLAVEWDAHAADTLRLNYPHLDVYHGDIAQLSVAEVLRRTGLAPGELDLFDGSPPCQGFSTMGQRQLDDPRNQLFRQFVRLVDGLAPRTFVMENVRGMVAGPMRQIYGEALAALRAAGPGYRTVSGILVASQLGVPQARGRLIVIGVREDLGLQPTLPRPQTRPVTVRDALYGLSNTPQGMKLQDHWIPVWARIKPGQSFKAIHPKGHLFSHMKISPDRPSPTILKTVGVTCDGRANAGLYHWRWPRLMTIPELKRLGSFPDAYQFARAGDEVDDFIAAWNGIGNSVPPLMTRAIAQHIRGTILRR; this is encoded by the coding sequence ATGACGCGCCCCAGCTTCCTTCACGTGCCAGCCTACCCGGGGCTGCTCGAGCAGGCCTGGCAGGCCGCGCTGGCCCCCCGGGCGCCGGACGCCCCGACGGTCATCAGCACGTTTGCTGGACGTGGAGGGAGCAGCACCGGCTACCACATGGCCGGGTACCGCGAGTTGCTCGCCGTGGAGTGGGACGCGCACGCCGCCGACACCCTGCGCCTGAACTACCCGCACCTGGATGTGTACCACGGCGACATCGCGCAGCTGAGCGTGGCCGAGGTGTTGCGCCGCACCGGCCTGGCGCCGGGCGAACTCGACCTGTTCGACGGCTCGCCGCCCTGCCAGGGCTTTTCCACGATGGGCCAGCGTCAGCTGGACGACCCCCGTAACCAGCTGTTCCGCCAGTTCGTGCGGCTGGTGGACGGCCTGGCGCCCCGGACCTTCGTGATGGAAAACGTGCGGGGCATGGTGGCCGGGCCGATGCGGCAGATCTACGGTGAGGCGCTCGCCGCCCTGCGCGCGGCGGGGCCCGGGTACCGCACCGTGAGTGGCATCCTTGTGGCCTCGCAGCTCGGCGTGCCCCAGGCTCGCGGCCGCCTGATCGTCATCGGCGTGCGGGAGGACCTGGGCCTGCAGCCCACCCTGCCGCGCCCGCAGACGCGGCCGGTCACGGTGCGCGACGCCCTGTACGGCCTCTCCAACACACCACAAGGCATGAAGCTGCAGGACCACTGGATTCCCGTCTGGGCGCGCATCAAGCCGGGGCAGTCGTTCAAGGCGATTCACCCGAAGGGGCACCTGTTCAGCCACATGAAGATCTCGCCGGACCGGCCCAGTCCGACGATCCTCAAGACCGTGGGCGTGACGTGCGACGGCCGCGCGAACGCCGGGCTGTACCACTGGCGCTGGCCGCGCCTGATGACCATCCCCGAACTCAAGCGCCTGGGGAGCTTCCCCGACGCCTACCAGTTCGCCCGTGCCGGCGATGAGGTGGACGACTTCATTGCCGCCTGGAACGGTATCGGCAACAGCGTGCCGCCCCTCATGACCCGCGCAATCGCGCAGCACATCCGAGGCACCATCCTCCGGAGGTAG
- a CDS encoding ParB N-terminal domain-containing protein, translating into MNAPKVISHALAEHPLSHLVTLAWDRNPRRHDLEAIAASLGKYGYNDPILIDVTSDRIASGHGVLASLLILQADGGPAPANVTVRGEEWYVTCVHVKLAPGAVEGYALAETRTRELGAWDDALLLDVLSELSAIDPTLYGTGFTPQDLEALTAKVGGELPASFHEVPDPVLPPPGAVPPQASTGPAPAAAASVASSPGQHVPAPLPEAPAGTRLIICPHCQGQIQA; encoded by the coding sequence ATGAACGCACCCAAAGTCATCAGCCACGCGCTGGCCGAGCACCCCCTGAGCCACCTCGTCACCCTTGCGTGGGACCGCAACCCGCGCCGGCACGATCTGGAGGCCATCGCGGCCTCTCTCGGAAAATACGGATACAACGACCCCATCCTGATTGACGTCACGTCCGACCGGATCGCGTCGGGCCACGGCGTGCTGGCCTCGCTGCTGATCCTGCAGGCGGACGGGGGCCCAGCGCCGGCCAACGTGACGGTGCGCGGTGAAGAGTGGTACGTCACCTGCGTGCACGTCAAGCTGGCCCCGGGCGCGGTGGAGGGCTACGCCCTGGCCGAGACCCGGACCCGCGAACTCGGCGCCTGGGACGACGCCCTGCTGCTGGACGTGCTCTCCGAGCTGAGCGCCATCGACCCCACCCTGTACGGTACGGGTTTCACGCCCCAGGACCTCGAAGCCCTGACCGCGAAGGTGGGGGGCGAGCTGCCCGCCTCGTTCCACGAGGTGCCGGACCCCGTGCTGCCCCCACCCGGGGCCGTGCCCCCGCAGGCCTCCACTGGCCCCGCGCCCGCCGCTGCGGCCAGCGTCGCCAGTTCACCCGGCCAGCACGTTCCCGCGCCCCTGCCCGAAGCGCCGGCCGGCACGCGCCTGATCATCTGCCCGCACTGCCAGGGACAGATCCAGGCATGA
- a CDS encoding DNA methyltransferase — MPRPSPGRFFWRPLLTPRLLNDQVELVELDQLRPHPENPNRGRPEDIAHSIRQSGWWGTVTAQRGTNRILVGEHRWKGAQLAGLTHVPVFWVDVDDDQARVILLADNRYAELATRDPEALRQLLEHLAGAGRLDGTGYTAVDLQALIAELDGEVKRELLTDEDDVPTLQARTIAQPGDLWTIGEHRVGCGDSTDPAQLRRVLGDRQADLIWTDPPYNVNYEGKTKDRLKIENDAMTPEQFRSFMNASMASMIQAVKPGGCIYVAYAELECETFHASFRAAGFKYSQTVVWVKNAAVMGRQDYNWRHEPMLYGWRPGAGHYFAQDFTNTTVIDDSVDLASLSKAQLLELLQAIRDGSTVIYEQKPNRNDLHPTMKPVRLVRRLMLNSSRPGELVLDPFGGSGTTLIAAHQGGRVAALNELDPQYVDQIIRRAQEATGMVATRQDGATFHEVAREVAA; from the coding sequence ATGCCCCGGCCTTCCCCGGGGCGTTTCTTTTGGAGGCCTCTTCTGACCCCACGCCTGCTCAATGATCAGGTCGAACTGGTGGAACTCGACCAGCTGCGCCCCCACCCGGAGAACCCAAACCGCGGCCGCCCTGAGGACATCGCCCATTCCATTCGTCAGAGCGGCTGGTGGGGCACCGTGACCGCGCAGCGCGGCACGAACCGCATCCTGGTTGGCGAGCACCGCTGGAAAGGCGCGCAGCTCGCTGGCCTGACGCACGTGCCCGTGTTCTGGGTCGACGTGGACGACGATCAGGCCCGCGTGATCCTGCTGGCGGACAACCGCTACGCGGAACTGGCCACGCGCGACCCGGAGGCCCTGCGCCAGCTGCTGGAGCACCTCGCCGGCGCCGGGCGCCTGGACGGCACTGGGTACACCGCCGTCGACCTGCAGGCCTTAATTGCCGAACTGGACGGCGAGGTGAAGCGCGAACTCCTCACCGACGAGGACGACGTGCCCACCCTGCAGGCGCGCACCATCGCCCAGCCCGGCGACCTGTGGACGATCGGGGAGCACCGCGTGGGCTGCGGGGACAGCACCGACCCCGCCCAGCTGCGGCGCGTGCTGGGCGACCGGCAGGCGGACCTGATCTGGACCGACCCGCCCTACAACGTGAACTACGAGGGCAAAACCAAGGACCGCCTGAAAATCGAGAACGACGCCATGACGCCCGAGCAGTTCCGCTCGTTCATGAATGCGTCGATGGCCTCCATGATTCAGGCGGTCAAGCCGGGCGGATGCATCTACGTGGCCTACGCCGAGCTGGAGTGCGAGACCTTCCACGCCTCGTTCCGCGCCGCCGGGTTCAAATACAGCCAGACCGTGGTGTGGGTGAAAAACGCGGCGGTGATGGGCCGACAGGACTACAACTGGCGGCACGAGCCCATGCTGTACGGCTGGCGGCCCGGCGCGGGGCACTACTTCGCCCAGGACTTCACGAACACCACGGTGATCGATGACAGTGTGGACCTGGCCAGCCTGAGCAAAGCCCAGCTCCTGGAGCTGCTGCAAGCCATTCGTGATGGCAGCACCGTGATCTACGAGCAGAAGCCGAACCGGAACGACCTGCACCCCACCATGAAGCCGGTCCGGCTCGTGCGGCGTCTCATGCTGAACTCCAGCCGACCCGGTGAACTCGTCCTGGACCCGTTCGGGGGCTCAGGCACCACCCTGATCGCCGCGCACCAGGGCGGCCGGGTCGCGGCCTTGAATGAGTTGGACCCGCAGTACGTCGACCAGATCATCCGCCGCGCGCAGGAGGCGACGGGGATGGTCGCCACGCGCCAGGACGGCGCAACATTCCACGAGGTTGCCCGGGAGGTGGCCGCATGA